A genomic region of uncultured Paludibaculum sp. contains the following coding sequences:
- a CDS encoding conjugal transfer protein TraL, with the protein MAKATTANGANGVEPFGAIHLTLQGKGGVGKSLVASILAQYLRDKGSEVRCIDTDPVNRTFAQYGALAADRLNLRDEHNRIEQRAFDSLMERFLTEETATFVVDNGASTFLPLWHYLLENSALDYLRQSGRRVYVHTVITGGQALLDTLNGFHELAQTTEERNIVVWVNEYFGRVEAEGKKFSEMAAYRDNTEKVCGAVIISKRNQDTFGRDVEEMIAGKLTFQEAINTAKLPIMAKQRLKIVQRDLFEQLDRVPF; encoded by the coding sequence ATGGCGAAAGCCACTACCGCAAATGGAGCAAACGGAGTCGAGCCCTTCGGCGCGATTCATCTCACACTGCAGGGCAAGGGCGGCGTTGGAAAGAGCCTCGTGGCCTCGATTCTCGCGCAGTACCTGAGGGACAAGGGCAGCGAAGTCCGCTGCATCGATACCGATCCGGTGAATCGGACGTTCGCGCAGTACGGAGCGCTGGCCGCGGACCGGTTGAACCTGCGCGATGAGCACAACCGGATCGAGCAACGGGCGTTCGATTCCCTGATGGAGCGTTTCCTCACCGAGGAGACGGCCACCTTCGTGGTGGACAATGGGGCCTCAACGTTCCTGCCGCTATGGCATTACCTGCTGGAGAACAGCGCACTTGACTACCTGCGCCAGAGCGGGCGCCGAGTCTATGTACACACCGTGATCACCGGTGGCCAGGCGCTGCTCGATACCCTCAATGGATTTCACGAACTCGCGCAGACGACGGAGGAGCGAAACATCGTTGTCTGGGTCAACGAGTACTTTGGCCGCGTGGAGGCCGAGGGCAAGAAGTTCTCGGAGATGGCGGCGTATCGTGACAACACCGAGAAGGTTTGTGGCGCCGTCATCATTTCCAAGCGGAATCAGGACACCTTCGGTCGGGACGTCGAGGAGATGATCGCGGGCAAGTTGACGTTCCAGGAGGCGATCAACACCGCGAAACTGCCGATCATGGCGAAGCAGCGTTTGAAGATCGTTCAACGGGATCTCTTTGAGCAGCTCGACAGGGTGCCGTTCTGA
- a CDS encoding DUF3363 domain-containing protein, producing the protein MAKATDDGREFRVRPNRARSGGQSEARAWSTALRTMLRYAGTSRRSKASVSAGTGAGMRKKFNQRCAVRTMYTAIKTPGQWKAHGRYIARESAGGAVLNRGADNLGESGNRLLDPAKELERWQHEGDPRLWKLIVSPEFGERTDLDRLTRELMERMENDLGTKLEWVAVSHFNTEHPHVHIALRGIREDRSALELSRDYIRHGIRAIAEDLCTRQLGHRTQLDANESERREIQERRFTSLDRAISRAGVVEEGPVGQTAEQFVVRRPGQIPTRAREQHIDARLLVLQQMGLAEPTGSQDWLVRRDFETVLKAMQRTNDRQKMLASHGALLSDERLPLVVTDMRRLKSVEGRVLGHGEEEARQSAGRHYLLLEGTDAKVHLIYYTPEMEEARSRGKLQMNSFVRLQKQFVDGRPLLEVEDLGDAGRILRDKRHLHDRAKALASRVGFLSERGWGGWLGQYETALLKSADGLRVMNLDGRFSIDR; encoded by the coding sequence ATGGCGAAGGCGACTGACGACGGGCGGGAGTTCCGAGTCCGGCCCAATCGCGCACGTTCAGGCGGTCAGAGCGAGGCACGCGCCTGGTCGACTGCACTGAGGACCATGCTCCGCTATGCGGGGACTTCGCGCCGGTCCAAGGCATCCGTGAGTGCCGGCACAGGTGCAGGGATGCGGAAGAAGTTCAACCAGCGTTGCGCCGTCCGGACGATGTACACCGCTATCAAGACGCCTGGGCAGTGGAAGGCTCATGGCCGGTACATCGCGCGAGAGAGTGCCGGCGGAGCTGTCTTGAACCGGGGTGCGGACAATCTCGGCGAAAGCGGGAACCGGCTGCTGGATCCAGCCAAGGAACTGGAGCGCTGGCAACACGAGGGCGATCCACGATTGTGGAAGTTGATCGTGTCACCCGAGTTCGGCGAACGCACTGACCTGGACCGGTTGACCCGAGAACTCATGGAGCGCATGGAGAACGACCTGGGAACCAAACTGGAATGGGTGGCCGTCTCGCACTTCAACACCGAGCATCCGCATGTCCACATCGCGCTGCGCGGAATCCGAGAGGACAGGTCGGCACTCGAACTATCGCGTGACTACATACGGCATGGGATCAGGGCGATCGCGGAGGATCTGTGCACCAGGCAACTGGGGCACCGTACTCAGTTGGATGCGAATGAGTCAGAGCGTCGTGAGATCCAGGAGCGCCGCTTCACATCGTTAGATCGGGCGATCAGCCGCGCGGGCGTGGTCGAAGAGGGACCTGTCGGTCAGACGGCCGAGCAATTTGTCGTCCGGCGTCCGGGCCAGATCCCAACCCGGGCGCGAGAGCAGCACATCGATGCACGCCTGCTCGTTCTTCAACAGATGGGCCTGGCCGAACCGACCGGCTCGCAGGACTGGTTGGTACGCCGTGACTTCGAGACGGTGCTGAAGGCGATGCAGCGGACAAATGACCGTCAGAAAATGCTTGCCTCCCACGGAGCACTGCTCTCCGATGAACGACTACCACTTGTTGTCACGGACATGAGGAGACTGAAGTCCGTCGAAGGCCGGGTATTGGGCCATGGCGAAGAGGAAGCCAGGCAGAGCGCCGGTCGCCATTACTTACTGCTCGAAGGCACGGACGCCAAGGTGCACCTGATCTACTACACGCCGGAAATGGAAGAAGCCCGGAGCAGAGGAAAGCTTCAGATGAACTCTTTTGTCCGGCTGCAAAAGCAATTCGTAGACGGTCGACCGCTCTTGGAGGTTGAAGACCTAGGTGACGCAGGACGAATCCTTCGGGACAAACGACATTTGCATGATCGGGCTAAGGCACTCGCATCACGAGTGGGCTTCCTGTCTGAGCGTGGGTGGGGTGGATGGCTGGGCCAATACGAGACAGCGTTGTTGAAGTCGGCGGACGGTCTGAGGGTAATGAATCTGGATGGGCGCTTTAGCATCGATCGCTAG
- the mauJ gene encoding methylamine utilization protein MauJ gives MLPEEQVEFAAELKGDSHLAILGPAYTTRANQRFTQIRVYGGTPQGQFAFDGYPNRRGFLGKVVLQSVQAETFDDAELKAYRALAPSLSMWSLYRDIPLHIAKTDSEELATGNTRTSFVNPVVEAAWAVPPRGTISDELRRYASLYREALNSNTPAYQFLCFFKIIEGVQSRRARLNSDARSRGLDPKRYHERIPENRADCEAWLNAIFYGRPPWDPMSLDEIFRPEILGKKLSRLIEAELRPLRVKVAHAILDSGEPAHIADEGLDIQNLTRWLPLAKCIVRRMLKNEFAEFLPFVDEDGIVHE, from the coding sequence TTGCTCCCGGAAGAGCAGGTTGAGTTCGCAGCCGAACTCAAGGGTGATTCGCACTTGGCAATCCTTGGGCCAGCATATACGACACGGGCGAATCAGCGGTTTACTCAAATCAGGGTTTACGGGGGCACTCCCCAAGGACAGTTTGCTTTCGATGGGTATCCCAATCGGAGAGGATTTCTCGGCAAGGTCGTGCTGCAGTCGGTTCAGGCCGAGACTTTTGATGATGCCGAGCTGAAGGCTTATCGAGCGCTCGCACCTTCCTTGAGCATGTGGTCACTCTATCGCGACATACCACTCCATATTGCGAAAACTGACAGCGAGGAACTCGCCACCGGGAACACAAGGACTAGTTTCGTAAATCCAGTTGTGGAAGCAGCCTGGGCCGTGCCCCCGAGAGGAACGATTAGCGACGAGCTCAGAAGGTATGCCAGTCTTTATCGGGAGGCCCTGAACAGTAATACTCCCGCATACCAATTCTTGTGCTTCTTCAAGATCATTGAAGGGGTGCAGTCGAGGAGAGCGAGACTCAACTCAGACGCTCGAAGCAGGGGCCTGGATCCAAAGCGGTATCACGAGCGCATTCCGGAGAATCGGGCTGATTGCGAGGCGTGGCTCAACGCAATCTTCTATGGGAGGCCACCCTGGGACCCTATGTCACTTGACGAGATCTTTCGTCCTGAGATTCTCGGCAAGAAACTGTCGCGACTAATCGAAGCAGAGTTGCGCCCACTCCGAGTCAAAGTGGCACATGCGATTCTCGACTCCGGAGAGCCAGCTCATATCGCTGATGAGGGGTTGGACATCCAGAATCTGACGAGATGGCTTCCGCTGGCGAAATGCATAGTCCGCCGAATGCTGAAGAATGAGTTCGCAGAATTTCTTCCCTTCGTGGATGAGGACGGTATCGTTCACGAATGA
- a CDS encoding DNA-primase RepB domain-containing protein, with translation MDRTSQAVQRQIAAMGAQVFEVGLFKPSAQEEGQAVMIPRTWDRDTLLRSIPWLRLQNADGRNIYVRPKGEHDLSLVDDLTAGSVKRMKLTGFAPAVVVETSPGNFQAWLKHPRPLPREMSTLAARKLAEEFDGDRGAADWRHFGRLAGLTNRKPKYMNDAGFFPYVRLIEASGNRYEGGKRFVAAISAQREADLLARANPRFESTGTGGQPPRKNIADFRANPRYGGDATREDLAFAIYALTHGVDTADVAATLRCRDLAHKGDDKRQTQYVERTIGKAMKVACGRILE, from the coding sequence ATGGACAGAACCTCGCAGGCTGTTCAACGCCAGATTGCTGCGATGGGGGCTCAGGTGTTCGAAGTCGGGCTCTTCAAGCCCTCCGCGCAGGAGGAAGGCCAAGCAGTCATGATTCCCCGGACTTGGGACCGGGACACACTACTGCGGTCGATTCCCTGGCTCCGGCTGCAGAACGCCGATGGTCGTAACATCTATGTGCGGCCCAAGGGCGAACACGACTTGAGCCTCGTGGATGATCTCACGGCGGGATCCGTCAAGCGGATGAAGTTGACGGGTTTCGCGCCGGCGGTCGTCGTGGAAACTTCACCGGGGAATTTCCAGGCCTGGCTGAAGCATCCCAGACCGTTGCCTCGGGAAATGAGTACGTTGGCGGCGCGTAAGTTGGCCGAGGAGTTCGACGGTGACCGGGGCGCTGCCGATTGGCGACATTTTGGACGACTGGCGGGGTTGACGAACCGGAAGCCCAAGTATATGAATGACGCTGGATTCTTCCCATATGTTCGATTGATCGAGGCCTCCGGCAACCGCTATGAGGGTGGAAAGCGTTTCGTGGCGGCGATCTCAGCCCAACGCGAGGCCGATCTACTTGCTCGGGCGAATCCCCGGTTTGAATCAACGGGCACTGGCGGCCAACCGCCTCGGAAGAACATTGCGGATTTCCGAGCAAATCCACGGTACGGCGGAGATGCCACCCGCGAGGATCTCGCGTTTGCCATTTATGCTCTCACTCATGGGGTGGACACGGCGGACGTCGCAGCTACGCTCCGCTGCCGGGATTTGGCTCACAAGGGCGATGACAAACGTCAGACGCAGTATGTGGAACGTACGATAGGCAAAGCGATGAAGGTCGCTTGCGGGCGGATCCTTGAGTGA
- a CDS encoding HAMP domain-containing sensor histidine kinase, with translation MDQLTLTCDEVSRLENRLADELAHQRQRYISERTTARIEQFRRLLPQGSVRGQKALDGLWQDLQDTLAAVQADFTFKYLAVFGIRTPTAKPASLLQVVARTGTLPAPLAAGASPTVELELKAFENGDGQTVVYGPNERQELLAKAFRGASLADLGDFVLVLVDVPHHPLSSIAILIGYTESNPSSAAENRPNAILDRALQSFNTLVVSSLSAILAATSERDIDDRLRILRHEVGQLTSGMDALRMCYLKNPEDIARLSGQKAEDLCRDLEAYLKHINLFFDLVKYSIEDLPKVTSKPFLAFRELLYKWKDTYRLEAKKKCLEFCVPRVTQADEERPSVNGDQGLLEQLVYNLVNNAIKCCHRGTRIHLDCFLESSEANSGHLLTVTDFGLAMPPGGHYYDLYVRGDGAPAEGLGIGLWLAKKIAVAHGGDVWHDSVLISPFNVALMRPYLRLPFSETDRELTGQIREERERLKAAGAYSTILAVHDNPHPRYEPRRRTIVRSIKQPTYQVTLYVRIPAGGRGGRLR, from the coding sequence TTGGACCAACTGACATTGACATGCGACGAGGTTTCTCGTCTAGAGAATCGACTGGCTGACGAGTTGGCCCACCAGCGTCAAAGGTATATCTCGGAGCGAACAACTGCACGAATTGAGCAGTTCCGGAGACTCTTGCCACAGGGCTCCGTTAGAGGCCAGAAAGCACTCGACGGTCTCTGGCAAGATCTCCAAGATACGCTGGCGGCCGTGCAGGCCGATTTCACTTTTAAGTACTTGGCGGTCTTTGGTATTCGGACTCCGACTGCTAAGCCGGCTTCCCTGTTGCAGGTCGTCGCGCGGACAGGTACTCTCCCCGCGCCACTCGCCGCGGGTGCTTCGCCGACCGTCGAACTCGAACTAAAGGCCTTTGAGAACGGCGATGGCCAGACTGTCGTCTACGGACCTAACGAGCGCCAAGAATTGCTGGCCAAGGCGTTTCGAGGCGCCTCGCTCGCCGATCTAGGCGACTTCGTTTTGGTGCTCGTTGACGTGCCCCACCATCCTTTGAGTTCCATAGCTATTCTGATTGGCTACACCGAGTCTAATCCCAGTTCCGCCGCAGAGAACCGGCCGAATGCCATCCTTGATCGGGCGTTGCAGTCATTCAATACTCTCGTCGTCTCATCCCTTTCAGCGATCCTGGCGGCGACCTCGGAGCGCGACATTGATGACCGACTGCGGATCTTGCGTCACGAGGTCGGACAACTCACTTCGGGTATGGACGCACTCCGGATGTGCTACCTCAAGAATCCCGAGGATATCGCGCGGCTTAGCGGCCAAAAAGCTGAGGATCTGTGCCGAGATCTTGAAGCTTACCTAAAGCACATCAACCTCTTTTTTGACCTGGTAAAGTACTCCATTGAGGACTTGCCCAAAGTGACTTCTAAGCCGTTTTTGGCGTTCCGTGAATTGCTGTACAAATGGAAAGACACGTACCGCCTAGAAGCGAAGAAGAAGTGTCTCGAATTCTGCGTGCCGAGGGTGACGCAAGCTGACGAAGAAAGGCCGAGCGTTAATGGCGACCAGGGCCTCCTAGAGCAGTTGGTATATAATCTTGTAAACAACGCTATCAAATGCTGTCACCGTGGGACGCGCATTCACCTCGATTGCTTTCTCGAATCATCCGAAGCCAATTCGGGACATTTGTTAACTGTAACCGATTTCGGATTGGCTATGCCGCCTGGCGGCCACTATTACGATCTGTACGTTCGAGGCGACGGCGCGCCGGCTGAAGGATTGGGCATCGGCTTGTGGCTGGCCAAGAAGATCGCTGTTGCGCATGGTGGTGATGTCTGGCACGATTCGGTGTTGATATCTCCTTTCAACGTCGCTCTGATGCGTCCATATCTGCGATTGCCTTTCTCCGAAACGGATCGCGAACTAACGGGTCAGATTCGGGAGGAGCGCGAGCGATTGAAAGCGGCCGGCGCATATTCGACCATCTTAGCCGTACATGACAACCCCCACCCTCGCTATGAGCCCAGACGCAGAACGATTGTACGAAGCATTAAACAGCCAACATATCAAGTGACCTTGTATGTCAGAATCCCAGCCGGTGGCAGAGGGGGCAGATTGCGATGA